A window of Candidatus Acidiferrales bacterium genomic DNA:
GGAACGAAAAGCGCGCGGCTTTCTGGAACTCTTCGAGCTGGAACGTTCGATGCACCAGCGATTGGCCACCTATTCCAAAGGCATGCGGCAGAAGGTGTTGATCAGCGCGGCGCTGCTGCACAATCCGGACCTGATTTTCATGGATGAGCCGCTCACCGGGCTCGACGCCCATACCGCCCTGCTGCTCAAGGAGCTGATCCGCCAGATGGCGCGCGAAGGGAAGACGGTTTTCTACTGCTCGCACGTGCTCGATGTGGTCGAGCGGCTTTGCGACCGCGTGATCATCCTCGACCACGGCAGGATCGTCGCCGACGGCAACCTGGAGGAGTTGCGTCGCTCGATCCCGCAGAGCGGGACAACGACGCTCGAAGAGATTTTCAAGCGGCTGACCAGCGAGGAGGATAGCGGGTCGCGGGTGGAACAGTTTACGGCGTTGATGAGGTAGCGCCGGTGAGAACCTTCCAAGCACTCGTGGGCAAAATCATTAACAAGATGCTCGGCCCGATTGTATCGGGGCTGGCCCGCCTGGGTGTGGACGATCGTCAGTACCGCATCCTGCTCGTGACATCGCTCCGGGTGGACTTTCGCGGTTCGGCGCAGGTGCTGAGCCTGAAGCAGGGCACTTCGCCGCTCGGCACAGCGCTCGCGATCTATGCCCTCTACAGCCTGATGCTTTCGTTTCTTGCCTTCGTCCTACCCGCCGAACTTTATGCTCGCATCATCCTGGTTTTCG
This region includes:
- a CDS encoding ABC transporter ATP-binding protein, with the protein product MAEAPAIEVSGLKKFYGNFLALDQVSFTVPRGQILGYLGPNGAGKSTTVNILVGLLARSSGAVSFDGRTYQREDFAMRRRIGYVPETGGFYESLSGYEFLQMVGRLYHLEENEVERKARGFLELFELERSMHQRLATYSKGMRQKVLISAALLHNPDLIFMDEPLTGLDAHTALLLKELIRQMAREGKTVFYCSHVLDVVERLCDRVIILDHGRIVADGNLEELRRSIPQSGTTTLEEIFKRLTSEEDSGSRVEQFTALMR